From Sphingomonas sp. PAMC26645:
GCGGGGGCGTTGCGTCGGTTCGTGCGCAGTCGGTTGGATCACCATGCGGATGGCGACGACGTGGTGCAGGAGACCTATCTGCGGCTGTTCGCGTACCAGGCGACCGCGCGGGTCAACGACATGAAAGCGCTGTGTTTTGCGATCGCGCGCAACCTGCTGCTCGATCATCACCGTGCCGCGCGGCGCTCAGCGCATGTCGAACTGGATGACGCGATCGTCTGCCAGCAACCCACTGCGGACAGGGTGCTTGCCTTCCGTCGTGCCGTGGTGATCATGGCGGACGCGCTCGAGCGTATGCCGCCACTACGGCGGGAGATTTT
This genomic window contains:
- a CDS encoding RNA polymerase sigma factor — encoded protein: MSSRGSLGEGPSPAHVLTLEYPDAALAGALRRFVRSRLDHHADGDDVVQETYLRLFAYQATARVNDMKALCFAIARNLLLDHHRAARRSAHVELDDAIVCQQPTADRVLAFRRAVVIMADALERMPPLRREIFLRKRLDGLRTDAIAKSLDMSMAAVEKHVVRAFQDLRGALAERGFTMEAGA